The following proteins are encoded in a genomic region of Dehalococcoidia bacterium:
- a CDS encoding pyridoxamine 5'-phosphate oxidase family protein: MAYTYHEGSRRMQDQFDTRRLADLGAEKWVHDFISEPDRAFVERADMFFLATADEHGQPNCSYKGGDPGFVRVVDEHTIAFPIYDGNGMFLSAGNVLVNPRVGMLFIDFERQRRMRLNGVASIDANDPLLAEYPEALCIVRVRAGEVFPNCPRYIHKLQLVERSKFVPREACETPIPDWKRSPDYKNALPANDRARQ; encoded by the coding sequence ATGGCGTACACGTATCACGAGGGCAGCCGCCGCATGCAGGACCAGTTCGACACCCGCCGCCTGGCCGACCTAGGCGCGGAGAAGTGGGTGCACGACTTCATCAGCGAGCCGGACCGCGCCTTCGTCGAGCGGGCCGACATGTTCTTCCTCGCTACGGCGGACGAGCACGGCCAGCCGAACTGCTCGTACAAGGGCGGCGACCCCGGTTTCGTGCGCGTGGTGGACGAGCACACGATCGCTTTTCCCATCTACGACGGGAATGGCATGTTCCTCTCCGCCGGCAATGTGCTGGTGAACCCGCGGGTGGGGATGCTGTTCATCGACTTCGAGCGGCAGCGGCGCATGCGCCTCAACGGCGTCGCCAGCATCGACGCGAACGACCCGCTGCTTGCCGAGTACCCGGAGGCGCTGTGCATCGTGCGGGTGCGGGCGGGCGAGGTTTTCCCCAACTGCCCGCGCTACATCCACAAGCTGCAGCTCGTGGAGCGCTCGAAGTTCGTGCCGCGTGAAGCCTGCGAGACGCCGATCCCCGACTGGAAGCGCAGCCCCGACTACAAGAACGCGCTGCCGGCCAACGACCGTGCGCGGCAGTAA
- the trxB gene encoding thioredoxin-disulfide reductase → MSDPEPATPPAPLYDVVIIGGGPAGLTAALYAARARRRTLVLEKGVTGGQIALTSLVENFPGFVEGTSGFALAEAIQTQAQRYGAEFRFEAVDAVARDGDLFQITVDGGALRARALLITTGAEYRRLGVPGEERLTGRGVSYCATCDAAFFRDVEVAVVGGGDAAVDEALFITRFASRVHLIHRRAELRASRILQERAFANPQITPVWNTVVEEIVGVDEVEAALLRNVETGEHSRLNVAAVFIFIGQTPATGFLRGLAPTDPGGHLLVGLMMNTPVDGVFAAGDVRTHSSRQAISAAGDGATAAIAAEQYLSERFGPPALE, encoded by the coding sequence ATGAGCGACCCCGAGCCAGCAACACCACCCGCGCCTCTCTACGACGTGGTGATCATCGGCGGCGGACCGGCGGGACTGACCGCCGCGCTCTACGCCGCCCGCGCCCGTCGCCGCACGCTGGTGCTGGAGAAGGGCGTGACCGGCGGCCAGATCGCCCTGACCAGCCTGGTGGAGAACTTCCCCGGTTTCGTTGAAGGCACCAGCGGCTTCGCCCTGGCCGAAGCGATCCAGACGCAGGCCCAGCGCTACGGCGCCGAGTTCCGCTTCGAGGCCGTGGACGCGGTCGCGCGCGACGGCGACCTGTTCCAGATCACGGTCGACGGCGGCGCGCTGCGGGCGCGGGCGCTGCTCATCACGACCGGCGCCGAATACCGCCGGCTCGGCGTGCCCGGCGAGGAGCGCCTGACCGGCCGCGGCGTCTCGTACTGCGCCACCTGCGACGCCGCCTTCTTCCGCGATGTCGAGGTCGCCGTGGTCGGCGGCGGCGATGCGGCGGTGGACGAGGCGCTGTTCATCACGCGCTTCGCTTCGCGCGTACATCTCATTCATCGTCGCGCCGAGCTGCGCGCCAGCCGCATCCTGCAAGAGCGCGCCTTCGCCAATCCGCAGATCACACCGGTCTGGAACACCGTCGTCGAGGAAATCGTCGGTGTAGACGAGGTGGAGGCAGCCTTGCTGCGCAACGTCGAGACCGGCGAGCACAGCCGGCTCAACGTCGCGGCGGTGTTCATCTTCATCGGCCAGACGCCCGCGACCGGCTTCCTGCGCGGCCTCGCCCCGACCGACCCGGGCGGTCATCTGCTCGTAGGTCTGATGATGAACACGCCGGTAGACGGCGTCTTCGCGGCGGGCGACGTGCGCACGCACTCGTCGCGCCAGGCGATCAGCGCCGCCGGCGACGGCGCCACGGCGGCCATCGCCGCCGAGCAGTATCTGTCCGAGCGCTTCGGCCCGCCGGCGCTGGAGTAA
- a CDS encoding dipeptide ABC transporter ATP-binding protein codes for MVQQVSHVTASTAAVGDVLVNVSDLRVYFPVTAGLIFQRKVADVKAVDGINFAIKKGETLGLVGESGCGKSTTGRAILQLYRPTTGSINFDGRELTKMKSGELRRFRRRMQMIFQDPYASLNPRMSVGSIISEPLAIHNLAKGRARKDRVQELLRVVGLNPYYANRYPHEFSGGQRQRIGIARALAVEPQFIVADEPVSALDVSIQAQIINLMEDLQNEYNLTYLFIAHDLSVVRHISDRVAVMYLGRIAELADRNELYENPLHPYTKALLSAVPVPDPSVEAKRERIILTGDVPSPLRPPPGCNFHTRCPIAIEECRERIPEFREIVPNHFVACHRV; via the coding sequence ATGGTTCAGCAGGTAAGCCACGTCACTGCAAGCACGGCCGCCGTCGGCGATGTGCTCGTCAACGTCTCGGATCTGCGCGTCTACTTTCCGGTGACCGCCGGCCTGATCTTCCAGCGCAAGGTCGCCGACGTGAAGGCCGTGGACGGCATCAACTTCGCGATCAAGAAGGGCGAGACGCTAGGCCTGGTGGGCGAGTCCGGCTGCGGCAAGTCCACCACCGGCCGCGCCATCCTGCAGCTCTACCGGCCGACGACCGGCTCGATCAACTTCGACGGCCGCGAGCTGACGAAGATGAAATCCGGTGAGCTGCGCCGCTTCCGCCGCCGCATGCAGATGATCTTCCAGGACCCGTACGCCTCCCTCAACCCGCGTATGTCGGTCGGCAGCATCATCTCGGAGCCGCTGGCGATTCATAACCTGGCGAAGGGCAGGGCCCGCAAGGACCGCGTTCAAGAACTGCTGCGCGTCGTCGGCCTCAACCCCTACTACGCCAACCGCTACCCGCACGAGTTCTCCGGCGGCCAGCGGCAGCGCATCGGCATCGCGCGGGCGCTGGCCGTCGAGCCGCAGTTCATCGTGGCCGACGAGCCGGTCTCGGCGCTGGACGTCTCGATTCAGGCGCAGATCATCAACCTGATGGAAGACCTCCAGAACGAGTACAACCTGACCTACCTGTTCATCGCGCACGACCTGTCAGTCGTCCGCCACATCTCCGACCGCGTGGCCGTGATGTACCTCGGCCGCATCGCCGAGTTGGCCGATCGCAACGAGCTGTACGAGAACCCGCTGCATCCGTACACGAAGGCGCTGCTCTCGGCCGTGCCGGTGCCGGATCCGTCGGTGGAGGCCAAGCGCGAGCGCATCATCCTCACCGGCGACGTGCCCAGCCCGCTGCGCCCGCCGCCGGGCTGCAACTTTCATACGCGCTGCCCGATCGCGATCGAGGAGTGCCGCGAGCGCATCCCCGAGTTCCGCGAGATCGTGCCCAACCACTTTGTCGCCTGCCACCGCGTGTAG
- a CDS encoding ABC transporter ATP-binding protein, producing MGALLSVKDLQTHFFTEEGVVRAVDGVSYEIEEGETLGLVGESGCGKSVSALSILRLIPNPPGKIVGGQILFEDQDLLKMDEDEIRHIRGNRIAMVFQEPMTSLNPVLTIGRQLTEALELHLKMDRNAANRRAIELLEMVGIPEAGGRLNDYPHQFSGGMRQRVMIAMALSCNPKLLLADEPTTALDVTIQAQILEIMARLSKELGTAVIIITHNLGVVARYADRVNVMYAGRVVETASAKELYGNPRHPYTLGLLRSVPRLDETRKEKLEPIEGLPPDLAHMPPGCAFYARCRFHVDRCLNERPDLMLVGERHLAACWEWERLGPEALKASYAAEPAVELPAAVASEAPAVGAMQEGV from the coding sequence ATGGGAGCGTTGCTGAGCGTCAAAGACCTCCAGACGCATTTTTTCACCGAAGAGGGCGTCGTCCGAGCCGTCGATGGCGTGAGCTATGAGATCGAAGAAGGCGAGACGCTCGGCCTGGTGGGCGAATCGGGCTGCGGCAAGAGCGTCAGCGCCCTCTCGATCCTGCGCCTCATCCCCAATCCCCCCGGCAAGATCGTGGGCGGCCAGATCCTGTTCGAAGACCAGGATCTGCTGAAGATGGATGAGGACGAGATCCGCCACATCCGCGGCAACCGCATCGCCATGGTCTTCCAGGAGCCGATGACCTCGCTCAACCCCGTGTTAACCATCGGCCGGCAGCTCACCGAAGCGCTCGAGCTGCACCTGAAGATGGACCGCAATGCGGCCAACCGCCGAGCCATAGAGCTGCTGGAGATGGTCGGCATTCCCGAAGCCGGCGGCCGCTTGAACGACTATCCGCACCAGTTCTCCGGCGGCATGCGCCAGCGCGTGATGATCGCCATGGCGCTCTCCTGCAACCCCAAGCTGCTGCTGGCCGACGAGCCGACGACCGCGCTCGACGTGACGATCCAGGCGCAGATCCTCGAGATCATGGCGCGGCTCTCCAAGGAGCTGGGCACGGCCGTGATCATCATCACGCACAACCTGGGCGTGGTGGCCCGCTACGCCGACCGCGTCAACGTCATGTACGCCGGCCGCGTGGTGGAAACGGCCTCGGCCAAAGAGCTGTACGGCAACCCGCGCCATCCCTACACGCTCGGCCTGCTGCGCTCGGTGCCACGCCTCGACGAGACGCGCAAGGAGAAGCTGGAGCCGATCGAGGGCCTGCCGCCGGACCTGGCGCACATGCCGCCGGGCTGCGCCTTCTACGCCCGCTGCCGCTTCCACGTCGATCGGTGCCTCAACGAGCGCCCCGACCTGATGCTGGTCGGCGAGCGTCACCTGGCGGCCTGCTGGGAGTGGGAGCGGCTCGGGCCGGAGGCGCTGAAGGCGTCGTATGCGGCCGAGCCGGCGGTGGAGCTGCCGGCGGCGGTCGCCAGCGAGGCGCCGGCGGTGGGCGCTATGCAGGAAGGTGTGTAG
- a CDS encoding NAD-dependent epimerase/dehydratase family protein produces MRIAITGGAGFIGSHSVDRLAGAGHDLLALDDLSSGSLENLAQAGPRTRFQRLDVRDGAALAGALTAFRPAAVLHLAAIASVLYSVEQPRDSYAVNLTGTLHALEAARAAGATRFVFASSAAVYGGDPALPSAEDDPLRPVAPYAAHKAAGELLCRSYRAAFGLETVSLRFFNVFGARQNPDSPYSGVISLFIEAMSGGGVATIMGDGEQTRDFIDVGDVTRAIEAALAGPDPGPEPINVGRGESVSIRDLYRLIAAAVGAADAPRFAPARAGDVRHSRARIDALGTRLGLTPQIPVAEGIAHLVRTRLASAGG; encoded by the coding sequence ATGCGCATCGCGATCACGGGTGGCGCCGGGTTCATCGGCTCGCACAGCGTGGACCGGCTCGCCGGCGCCGGTCACGATCTGCTGGCGCTGGACGACCTCTCCTCGGGCTCGCTGGAGAACCTGGCGCAGGCGGGGCCGCGTACCCGCTTCCAGCGCCTGGATGTGCGCGACGGCGCGGCGCTGGCCGGCGCGCTTACGGCCTTTCGCCCCGCGGCGGTGCTGCATCTCGCGGCGATCGCCTCGGTGCTGTACAGCGTCGAGCAGCCGCGTGACAGCTACGCCGTGAACCTGACCGGCACGCTGCACGCGCTGGAAGCGGCGCGCGCGGCCGGCGCCACACGCTTCGTCTTTGCCAGCTCCGCCGCCGTGTATGGGGGCGACCCGGCGCTGCCCTCGGCGGAGGACGATCCGCTGCGCCCGGTTGCGCCCTATGCGGCGCACAAGGCGGCCGGCGAACTGCTCTGCCGCTCCTACCGGGCGGCGTTTGGCCTGGAAACCGTGTCGCTGCGTTTCTTCAACGTCTTCGGCGCCCGGCAGAACCCCGACAGCCCCTACTCGGGCGTGATCTCTTTGTTTATCGAGGCGATGTCCGGCGGCGGTGTAGCCACGATCATGGGTGACGGCGAGCAGACGCGCGACTTCATCGACGTGGGCGACGTGACGCGAGCGATCGAGGCGGCGTTGGCCGGCCCCGACCCCGGCCCGGAGCCGATCAACGTCGGCCGCGGCGAATCGGTCAGCATCCGCGATCTCTACCGCCTGATCGCCGCCGCGGTCGGCGCCGCCGATGCGCCGCGCTTCGCTCCGGCGCGGGCCGGCGATGTGCGCCACTCGCGCGCCCGTATCGATGCCCTGGGCACGCGGCTGGGGCTGACGCCGCAGATTCCGGTAGCGGAGGGCATCGCACACCTGGTGCGGACGCGGCTCGCCTCCGCCGGAGGCTGA
- a CDS encoding enoyl-CoA hydratase-related protein: MAVIYEKKGRKAYITLNRPESLNAFNGEMGRELREAWLDFRQDPDVWVAIVTGNGRAFSSGADVKELAAGNRAGAGQPVNYSGFWSSMYGLDSFESGLEVWKPTIAAINGHCLGIGCTLAITCDFRLASDRAMFGFPEVKIGVPTIMAAIRLPRLVGMGPSLELLLMGDSINANEAHRVGLVHRVIPHDDLLAEAERWADRLLQRGPTAVAATKEVCVRCSTLPLPDAVRMGEAIRRLARTAEDAKEGPRAFAEKRDPVWTGR; the protein is encoded by the coding sequence ATGGCGGTGATCTACGAGAAGAAGGGGCGCAAGGCATACATCACGCTCAACCGCCCGGAGTCGCTCAACGCCTTCAACGGCGAGATGGGGCGTGAGCTGCGCGAAGCCTGGCTCGACTTCCGCCAGGATCCCGACGTCTGGGTTGCAATCGTGACGGGCAACGGCCGCGCCTTCTCGTCCGGCGCCGACGTGAAGGAACTGGCGGCGGGCAACCGTGCCGGCGCCGGCCAGCCGGTCAACTACAGCGGCTTTTGGTCCTCGATGTACGGGCTGGACAGCTTCGAGTCCGGCCTCGAGGTCTGGAAGCCGACGATCGCCGCGATCAACGGCCACTGCCTCGGCATCGGCTGCACCCTGGCGATCACCTGCGACTTCCGCCTGGCCTCGGACCGCGCCATGTTCGGCTTCCCGGAGGTCAAGATCGGCGTGCCCACGATCATGGCCGCGATCCGCCTGCCACGGCTGGTGGGCATGGGGCCCTCACTGGAACTGCTGCTGATGGGCGACTCGATCAACGCCAACGAAGCCCATCGCGTGGGGCTGGTGCACCGGGTGATTCCGCACGACGATCTGCTGGCCGAAGCCGAGCGCTGGGCCGACCGGCTGCTTCAGCGCGGTCCGACGGCCGTGGCCGCTACCAAAGAAGTCTGCGTGCGCTGCTCCACCCTGCCGCTGCCCGACGCCGTGCGCATGGGCGAAGCGATCCGCCGCCTGGCACGAACGGCCGAGGATGCGAAGGAAGGGCCCCGTGCCTTCGCCGAGAAGCGCGACCCCGTCTGGACAGGGCGTTAG
- a CDS encoding 6-carboxytetrahydropterin synthase yields MTPDQRPYRAARVQAQRLKFAAAHMATFGGSIEPLHGHNYAVTIEAEGELSAIGWVADFGLLKHSGRKICERLDHHFLLQGASREIEIARQERTIALRFGEKGYVFPAEDVLELPIANTTAELIAEWFWWQVVEALHAAAGDNIRRITVGVEEAPGQAGWFADDLPPALPA; encoded by the coding sequence ATGACGCCCGATCAGCGGCCCTACCGCGCGGCCAGGGTGCAGGCGCAACGCCTCAAGTTCGCCGCCGCGCACATGGCAACCTTCGGCGGCAGCATCGAGCCGCTGCACGGCCACAATTACGCTGTCACGATCGAGGCCGAGGGCGAGTTGAGCGCGATCGGCTGGGTGGCCGACTTCGGTCTGCTGAAGCACAGTGGCCGCAAGATCTGCGAGCGGCTGGATCACCATTTCCTCTTGCAGGGCGCGAGCCGCGAGATCGAGATCGCGCGCCAGGAGCGCACGATTGCGCTGCGCTTCGGCGAGAAGGGCTACGTGTTCCCCGCCGAGGATGTGCTCGAGCTGCCGATCGCCAACACGACCGCCGAGCTGATCGCCGAGTGGTTCTGGTGGCAGGTGGTGGAGGCGCTGCACGCTGCTGCTGGCGACAATATCCGCCGCATCACGGTCGGCGTCGAGGAGGCGCCCGGCCAGGCGGGCTGGTTCGCCGACGACCTGCCGCCGGCCCTCCCGGCATAG
- a CDS encoding MarR family transcriptional regulator — MSLPQAIALQVIGTATGPVTATQLAGYMGQERQSMTGLIDRMEVKSWLMRVRDLPDRRAIRLELTDSGRKKLDEILPITYHAVIQIFNRFGEGELLNMARTFEAVYDAAAAQPGMDLPSVFDREPHAAAGAAIA, encoded by the coding sequence GTGAGCCTGCCGCAGGCGATCGCGCTGCAGGTGATTGGCACCGCGACCGGACCCGTAACGGCCACGCAACTCGCCGGCTACATGGGCCAGGAGCGCCAGAGCATGACCGGGCTGATCGACCGCATGGAGGTAAAGTCCTGGCTGATGCGTGTGCGCGACCTGCCGGATCGCCGCGCAATCCGCCTTGAGCTGACCGACAGCGGCCGCAAGAAGCTCGACGAAATTCTGCCGATCACCTATCACGCGGTGATCCAGATCTTTAACCGCTTCGGCGAGGGTGAATTGCTGAATATGGCGCGTACCTTTGAAGCGGTCTACGACGCCGCGGCCGCGCAGCCGGGTATGGATCTGCCGTCGGTCTTCGATCGCGAGCCGCACGCCGCGGCGGGCGCGGCCATCGCCTGA
- the speA gene encoding biosynthetic arginine decarboxylase, producing MGAGRRALCPRRVRGSVPVGEWSIERSAELYRLRGWGEPYFDINAEGHLIVSPTGAAPPVIDLFRLVRELQSRNLSLPYLIRFSDILGDRIRRLNESFGRAIREYEFAGKYRGVYPVKVNQQRHLVEEVIVHGRPYHLGLEAGSKPELLIAVALLDTPDTLIVCNGFKDQEYIETALLARKLGKNPVVVIERLAELDLVLRAHEKLGIEPVVGVRAKLTARGSGRWGISTGDGSKFGLTSSEIVRVVEQLRAAGLLHTLKLLHFHMGSQITQIGVIKSALREATQFYCELAAMGAPMGYLDVGGGLAIDYDGSKTDFPASKNYNVQEYAYDVIAAAQTACERHGLPMPTIVTESGRAMVSHQSVLVFDVLGVNRVFAGEPEPPRREDHQQVHDLYETYRSVEADNLQEAYHDAVEARDQTQTLFSLGYVGLEGRARAERLFWACCERILHFLRGAEHVPEELEDLEEILADTYYCNFSVFQSIPDSWAIDQLFPIMPIHRLDEEPDRRATLADLTCDSDGRIDQFIDLQDVKRVLELHAPDGRPYYLGVFLAGAYQEILGDLHNLFGDTNVVHVHATEGGYRLEQVIKGDTMAEVLNYVQYDGEALLEGVRRQAEQALQRGQLTLEQSRLLLQTFESSLRASTYLTGVVS from the coding sequence ATGGGTGCCGGCCGGCGGGCGCTGTGCCCGCGCCGCGTTCGGGGGAGTGTGCCCGTGGGGGAGTGGTCGATCGAACGCAGCGCGGAGCTGTACCGTCTGCGCGGCTGGGGCGAGCCGTACTTCGACATCAACGCCGAAGGGCATCTCATTGTCTCGCCCACGGGCGCCGCGCCGCCCGTGATTGACCTCTTCCGCCTGGTGCGGGAGCTGCAGAGCCGCAACCTGAGCCTGCCCTATCTCATCCGCTTCTCCGACATCCTCGGCGACCGCATCCGCCGCCTGAACGAGTCCTTCGGCCGGGCAATCCGCGAGTACGAATTCGCCGGCAAGTACCGCGGCGTCTACCCGGTGAAGGTCAATCAGCAGCGCCACCTGGTCGAGGAGGTGATCGTGCACGGCCGGCCGTATCACCTGGGCCTGGAAGCCGGCTCGAAGCCGGAGCTGCTGATCGCCGTCGCTCTGCTGGACACGCCGGACACCTTGATCGTCTGCAACGGCTTCAAAGACCAGGAGTACATCGAAACGGCGCTGCTGGCGCGCAAGCTGGGCAAAAATCCCGTGGTCGTGATCGAGCGGCTGGCCGAGTTGGACCTTGTGCTGCGAGCGCACGAGAAGCTGGGCATCGAGCCGGTGGTCGGTGTGCGAGCCAAGCTGACGGCGCGCGGCAGCGGCCGCTGGGGCATCTCCACCGGCGACGGCTCGAAGTTCGGGCTGACCTCGTCCGAGATCGTGCGCGTCGTGGAACAGCTGCGCGCGGCCGGCCTGCTCCACACGCTGAAGCTGCTGCACTTTCACATGGGCTCGCAGATCACGCAGATCGGCGTGATCAAGTCGGCCCTGCGCGAAGCGACGCAGTTCTATTGCGAGCTGGCGGCGATGGGCGCGCCGATGGGCTATCTCGACGTGGGCGGCGGCCTGGCGATCGACTATGACGGCTCCAAGACCGACTTCCCCGCCTCCAAGAACTACAACGTGCAGGAGTACGCCTACGACGTGATAGCCGCGGCACAGACGGCCTGCGAGCGGCACGGCCTGCCGATGCCGACGATCGTGACGGAGAGCGGCCGCGCGATGGTCTCGCACCAGTCGGTACTGGTCTTTGACGTGCTGGGCGTCAACCGCGTCTTTGCCGGCGAGCCGGAACCGCCGCGCCGCGAAGACCACCAGCAGGTGCACGACCTCTACGAGACGTATCGCTCGGTGGAGGCGGACAACCTGCAGGAGGCGTATCACGACGCGGTCGAGGCGCGCGACCAGACGCAGACGTTGTTCTCGCTCGGCTACGTCGGTTTGGAGGGCCGGGCGCGGGCAGAGCGGCTGTTCTGGGCCTGCTGCGAGCGCATCTTGCACTTCCTGCGCGGCGCCGAGCACGTGCCGGAGGAGCTGGAAGACCTCGAGGAGATCCTCGCGGACACCTACTACTGCAACTTCTCCGTCTTCCAGTCGATCCCCGATAGCTGGGCGATCGACCAGCTCTTCCCGATCATGCCGATCCACCGCCTGGACGAGGAGCCCGACCGCCGCGCCACGCTCGCGGACCTCACCTGCGACAGCGACGGCCGCATCGACCAGTTCATCGATTTGCAGGACGTGAAGCGCGTGCTCGAGCTGCATGCGCCGGACGGCCGGCCCTACTACCTCGGCGTCTTTCTGGCCGGCGCCTACCAGGAGATCCTGGGCGACCTGCACAACCTCTTCGGCGATACGAACGTGGTGCACGTCCACGCGACCGAGGGAGGCTACCGGCTGGAGCAGGTGATCAAGGGCGACACGATGGCCGAGGTGCTGAACTACGTGCAGTACGACGGCGAGGCGTTGCTGGAGGGCGTGCGCCGCCAGGCCGAGCAGGCGTTACAGCGCGGCCAGCTCACGCTGGAGCAGTCGCGCCTGCTCTTGCAGACGTTTGAGAGCAGCCTGCGCGCCTCGACCTATCTCACCGGCGTGGTGAGCTGA